Within the Hevea brasiliensis isolate MT/VB/25A 57/8 chromosome 2, ASM3005281v1, whole genome shotgun sequence genome, the region actgtaaaccaatatatcatcaaaataaacaacaacaaattttccaataaaagcacacaacacatgattcatcaatctcataaaagtgataggagcattagttagcccaaaaggcattgctaaccactcatatagtccatgctttattttaaatgcagtcttccattcatcacctactttcatgcgaatttgataatatccgcttttcaagtcaattttggtaaaaacacaagcaccacaaagttcatccaacatatcatccaatctaggtatagggtggcaatattttacagtgattttattgaccgccctacaatccacacacatgcgccatgtgtCATCTTTCTTTAGTACCAAAAGGACGGGTACAACATAAgagctcatactttctctcacataacccttagctagcaatttctcaacttgcctttgtaattctttggtttcttcagggttAGTTCTATAGGCTGGATGGTTAGGAATAACTGCTCTAGGTACAAAATCAATCCGATGCTCAATCCCttgaataggtggtagtccagctggTATCTCTTCGggtagcacatcctcatattcctgcaagagggagacaacaacactaggcaaattggggtcaaggtcaaatgtggataaacaagagtccttaaatacaattaataacatttgcttgttggcaaatatggcattcctcacatctcttcttTTATCTAAAAGAAgtgtttaagagatgaaatacctacaGAATCACTCCCAGTGATaacaatatcatcaacatacgcTACCAGTAAAATTAGGCAGCCTTAGACTGCCTATAAAACACTgaatgatcacacttactcttttggaTACCAAAATCTTGTACTACTTCATTGAATCTTTCAAACCAAGCtcgaggactttgtttcaagccataaagagactttcgaagTCTGCAAACTTTACCTAACtctccctgagcaacaaaccctggTGGCCGCTCTATATATACCTCCTCCTAAAGATCATCACGAAGAAAGGCATTCTTTGTATCTAATTGGTGCAAAGgctaatcatatgtagctgctagggAGATGAACAATCGAACTAAAGCTAGTTTAGCTATaggagaaaaagtattaaagcaatCCACCTGATATGTTTGAACATATCCTTTGGCTACAAGGTGTGCTTTCAATCTGGTTATAGAACCATAAGGATTTGTCTTTACTGAAAAAACCCATTTGCATCCAATAGCCTTCTTACCTGTGGGCAAAGTCACCAGTTCTCATGTATCATTTGTATCTTTCCTCTTTCATAAGGGCACACCAACCAGGATGAGATAATGCCTCAATGACTATTTTAGGGATTTTTATAGAATCTAAAGAGGTAACAAAACATCTAGAAGGAGAAGACAAATTattataagaaataaaagaagaaatagggtaagtacatgcaCGTTTACCTTTGCGAAGAGCAATGGGAAGATCTAAAATAGGATCATAATTAGTAGTAATAACTAGATCTTCTGACGATGAAGATGGTGGATTTGAGTCTGAAGTCTACAATCTCcttgaataaacatgaacaacaggAGGTGTGACAGAGACTGGGATAGGGAcagaaggaggaggaggaggaagattttatttaacagtgtaAACTAAAAGGTCATCATCCTCCCCCTGATTCTCATACATAAATGTTTGAGGAAATAATGGAGTAGACTCAAAAAATGTAACATTAGCAGAAACAATGTAATGATTAAGAGTTAGAGAAAAACGCCTGTATCCTTTTTGGAGCCGCGAGTATATAAGGAAAACACATttaagagactttggatccaatttagaaaCCTATGGACGAACATCTCACACAAAACAAGTGCAGCAAAAAATACGACGTTTAATAGGAAATAATGATTTAGATGAAAACAAACTAGTATAAAGAACGTCCTCGTCAAGGATAGAAGATAGCATGCGATTAATCAAAAAACACGCTGTAGAAACTACATCAGCCCATAAATGTTTAGGTGCCTTCATTTGAAAAAAAAGTGCCCTAGCTACCACAAGAAGATGTCGATTTTTTCTTTCAACAACACCATTTTGAGATGGTGTATCAACATAGGAAGACTGGTGAAGAATACCATTTTGAGTCATACAGGTCTAGAAGTATTAAACTGAGTTTTAATTTCAACACAAAAAGCAATAAGAATAGAaaataactcagaacgattcttcattaaatataaccatatAACTCGAGAATAATCAtccacaaaagtaacaaaatatctAAATCCAAGTTTAGAAGTAATAAAACAAGGATCCCAAATATCAGAATGAACTAATTCAAAAGGGGGCAAAGCCTGTTTATTGACTCTAAGTATAGTAGGTAAATAATGATGCTTAGCAAACTGACATGACTCAcactctagtactgataaagactgaaattgaggacataATTTCTTCAAGGTAGACAAGgaaggatggcccaatctacaatgaacttcaagaggagtTGAGGTATTGGAGCAAATAATAGATCTCGATTCACATTTATCAAGGATGTAAAGACCACTTGACTCATGCCCTTTACCAATAATCTTCTTCATCGTAAGATCTTGAAACAAACAAtgatcaggaaaaaaggaaatagaacaatttaagtTTCAAGTGAGTTTACTAACAGAGAGTAAATTAAAAGAGAAGTTAGGTAGACATAAGACAGAAGATAAAAATATGGATGTGGTTGGATTCATAGTTCCAAAACTAATGACACATGAAGTAGATCGACCAGCTAAAGTGACTGTGGAAGGAGTAGTAAAGGACTGGAAATCAAATAAAAGATTAGAATtgcctgtcatgtgatctgtaacACTAGAATGAatgacccatttggatgaggaggacacaaggcatgtagtggatttacctgactcaccGATAGTAGTGTTTGAGGGATTAGTCAGCTTTAAAGATGCTTGACACTGGGAGAACTGTGCAAATTCTTCTATAGACACTgagatagttttctcagaggaagaagaCACTATAGGATTTTATGTTACCATATTTGCCACTTGGGATCACTAATTTCTCCTCTAAAGTTTCAAATAGTTATGTTTTCTAtgtccaggctcatggcaataataataaATGACTCCTCCCatgtcctgattagaactagcctccatATTACGTTGATTGTTTTTGTTGTTAGTAACCCCTCCTCTATATCTTCCTCTATTTCCATGTTGTCCACTTATAATTTAACTAATAAGAGCACTGGTAGTAGGTTGTGAAAAATTAATGCTTTTTGTACAAAGGACACATGTAAAAGTATCATGAAGAGAGCAAATCTTAGAGCCAGAGAGAATATGAGATTTAACAGTTTCATATTCTAAGGGTAAACCAGTAaaaaaaactcataacagccatttTCTCACATTGAGCTTAGTGCACCTTTACATCAGGACTAAATGGCAACAGAACATTAAGCTCTTCATAAATACGTTTAAATTCCATAAAATATATTGCAAGAGTCTTTTCTTGTTTTTCAGGTCAATAAAATGCTTTGCGAACATcatatatatgagaaatattgcATTTACTAGAGTATAAAAATTCTAAATAATCTATCAATTCTTTAACATACTCATAGTGATTAATAAGGctcattacctcactgtgaattgaATTCCGAAGCTGTAAGAATAAATGAGCATTTTCCCTTAACCAAGTTTGCCTAGTATCATCATTCGGTGGAACTTTTGTGAGATGATCATCTTTATCAATGCTCCTCAAATAAATTCAAATGGTTTTACtccattccaaataattcaagccATTAAGTTTGTTTTTAGTGATTTTAGTCATCACTGGGACTACATCAGTAATTATAGACTTGGTCTCACCCTTAGCCATATCCAGTGAAAAATTACGGCAGATCCAGTGGCTTGAAaggaaaaattttcaaacacTATCAAGAAAGAAGCCTCAAAACCAAACACTATCGAGaaagatgtgacaccccttacccgtctacagtgtagccgagcaagatatgccacacagtgtgccggagcaccaaatcatatctcaattcaatttaccctttttacttatttatttacaattttttattaatctaaatttttccgcaaattttatagaaaatccggcagagtgccgactgtaaattgaaaaaacagtacTTCTAAatatgttaaaaacacttccaataaaatcatcacatcatttttagtcaaccaccaatatattctcagcaatttctcaattgactttagtatctcaaaattaaatttaattcataTCACAGttaactcaatgagaaatgctcacatttattactgaacatagttcatagatagttacatcaaaaacataattacatgaatttataatattcattacagaagtttacaaaatacaaaataccaaaataccaaaagtggcctaatgtcctaccaaatgcactgcaatgtgaggtgactctgaactctgtgtgcagatctgaaggctcaccctgtatgaggcctgttGGACTCCCCggctatgtctccaatacctgtgcgtggcaaaagcaacgcgctaagtaattctgcttagtggtgacaatataaaataaaatatctaaaataaagtaaatatgcagaatgtgtgcttACATTTTTTATAGACTTAATTCCTGATATTTATTAccgtattattcgattaaaatttggtaaaatttactatcattgcccgagtaacccatactagtcgactggactggataaacgggtaaactggcactgggtactaagtaccttagaccattacaccatcggtcacattgtgtctctcggtgtgcaacaaaacagctaataagctgtaataattatcagggatgaaacccaagtataatatctcaatcaacatagccaaaggctattttatcacaaaatggcacgtgaggccataaaactcagaatggcatgaagccatatgtattactgctaacagaaccctattggcataccaacctatccaaaccaatcttgctaggtatactagggcatattacacttttaagtttcacaattcttgaaattcaagttttggtgttactattcaattcattagtcaataaaatgttgacttttacatggacaataggtacattggttttaatactcccaacataccacattttgcattctaaaattgttggtattggttgtgaATACCATTTCTaatcttaatgttaattgttcgaaattttcaatttttaagctttgtgtttacagtttcattagtcatttttacagtgggaattggcaaaatgatcaacatgaaagttgttccttattttttctagttatatttcctttattgaatcactccatttggagttttgtagctcaagttatggcttaaaaaccacaactggccagattatattttttccagaatttctggactgaccaaatctacagtattttgagcagtgattgcaagtcactttttaaatatgttatggtcataatttgggttaggtttcttcatgaaagttgtaggccgatatctcagcttattgttggtaaaatttcatgttaattagacctttctacactaagttatggccaaatgactaaatactgttcatttggtcattttgcccaggcagattacaGGTCACCTGGATTTGGGTAAtctttaggccaacttggtttggttttctgggcatggtttcttcaccaaatttgtgtcattatgtgtctagtttcatgtccaattttccttgcaccaattgaacctctgcaATTCCAATTATtgctgcccaaatctgctggactcatacccagtcctacaggtcaccaagggcagccacactaaactcaattcccactacacaaactacttcattttttatttacacacaaccaaatggtcactaattgaccgttaaaacctactttcaccatcacatgatcaaaatctcattttcatcccaaactctaactcaactatctcaaaccatgcattataacttgcatttcattactccacttaagagattaatactaagggcagccatactaccattttagctccatgaaaatcatcaaaatcttaccacaaccaaggctaccaaaaatatgagatgggcatacacatagtatttattaaatatctttgtaattttgcactcaatcatactccttaaacatgaatttaaagagaaaatcaagtttaagtcactaacctctaatggagtgaaattccaacttgctagggttcttctttttcttttctttttgctcccaaaagatttacCAAGAGGAAAGAATAAGTTTTTTTAttgacaacttagggtttagtgggtgaaaaactatggaaatcaagctttggaaagcttgacaatggtggccatgggagaggagTGAAATGGCAAAGAAGAAGGATAaggcttttctaattttttttttcttttgttttctacccgttaagtctttttaaacaatttagtaccatgtgtcaacatttgattgggtggaagaatagtaatgacatcataatgatgtcaaaatcctcattttttctcattttctatccttttcttgtctatttaatttcaattaaatttttaacgacatttattcatattttatgtcatataaattatttatttaactggacaaattgtccaaaaatcatctctgaagacgaaataaccaaaatgccctccgtttggcttaacgagctaaaattgtgtgtgtaccgatagaaaaaattttctaagcattttcttggcattctaataccataagaacctcaatgaaccttctctggagtcttaaaaattattttataaattttcccccgggtctagggttgttaacggcctttaccgtcacttccccttcgggttactcatcactggggtttcgactcgtttaaccttagtgtatttcattcctataaattttcattgattgttatgagcattatttaatttctttataactccccagtttagactaattataatttcaaacattctagctacccggaccgacattggtcaccagaacaatatattgtacggactagctaaagtgaggatgttacaactcttcccttctaataaaaatttcgtcctcgaaatttacctgatgcaaacagttgagggaattgttgcctcattgtctcttcactttcccaagttgcctctttagtgttgtggtgcctccaaagcactttcaccagtggaatttgtttatttctcagttccttcacttccagagctaggatctgtataggttcttctgtatatgtcaagtccggttggatttcaatctcttccatggaaatgacatgtgaagggtctgagcaatTTCCTCTCAAtgtggaaacatggaatacattatggattttatccagttctggtggtaaagctagccgataggccactggtcccacacgttcaatgacttcatatgggccaatgaacctaaggcttaacttaccctttcttccaaaccttagtactttcttccacggtgagactttgagaaacactttattgccaactatatactctatctcttttctcttctagttggcataagatttctatctatctgaggcaaccttcaagttagctttgattatcttcactttctcctcagtctgtttcaccaagtctggtcctaccagcttatcttcacccaattcagtccaacacactggggttctacatttcctcccaaatagtgcttcatacggagccatttgaatgctagcttggtagccattattatatgcaaattctaccagtgggagatatttatcccaactcccctcaaactcaatgacacaactcctcaacatatcctctaggatctattacataattcatATTGTTATTATCATTTTATCAATTTgtcaattgtgaaaattcaattaggttctaggtttacctggattactcgttctgactgtccatccatctgaggatgaaaagccatgctaaaaaggagttgtgtgcccaaggcttcttgcaactttttccagaatctcgatgtaaaccttgggtctcgatcagatatgatggaaagtgggattccatgtagtctaactatctcactgatatacaattttgctaacttctccagtgagtagtcagtcctaactggcagaaaatatactgacttcgtcaatctatccactatcacccacactgcatcatgcttcttttgggtgagaggtagaccactaacaaaatccatagtgactcggtcccatttccattcaggtatgcttataggctgtagcaatcatgatggaacttgatattctgctttaacttgttgacatgtcaaacacttagtcacatagtcagctatatccttcttcataccaggccaccaataatgaggcttcaaatcattatacatttttgtgcttcccgggtgcatagcataaacactattgtgtgcttctttcagaatactagtcttcagttctccatcatctggtacacactcttcctctgtagaacagatacccatctgctttcacctcatattcagtttcctttccctctagaattttacccacaatggccattaatttttcatctgccctctacccatcttgtatctgctgtagcaggtttggcctcccttgtaactcagccaaaatagctccatcttgagctaaggacagatgggcatttagtgatcttaaagctgtgatggattttctgctcaaggcatcagcaactatatttgccttccaaggatgataatctatcacacaatcatagtcctttaggaactcaatccatcgcctctgtctaagattgagctccttctgagttagcaaatattttaaactcttgtggtttgtatagatgtagcatttttcactatataaataatgcctccatatcttcagtgcgaagataattactgctaactcaggtcatgagtagggtagttctgttcatgtggccttaactgcttggaagcataggcgaccactttcccctcttgcatcaatacacactctaacccattatgtgaggcatcactgtagaccacaaagtcttttcctgacactggctgtgttaacactggtgcttctgtcaacatagccttcagcctctcaaaactggcttggcacttatcgttccagctaaatttcacattcttgtgcaataacttggtcattggagcagctataagagagaaccccttcacaaatcttctataatacccagctagcctgaagaaacttctgatctcagttgtatttttgggaggcttccattccatcactgcttctatctttttgggatccactctaatccccttagctgatactatgtgtccaagaaaggagatttcactcatccagaagtcacatttggacaacttagcatacagcttcttttctcacagggtttgcagaataatcctcaaatgttcatcatgttctttcctggccttggaatacaccataatatcatcaataaagaccactacaaaccgatctaagtatggatggaagatactgttcataaggtccataaatgctgctggtgcatttgttaacccaaacggcatcactaaaaattcataatgcctatACCGGGTTCTTAATGTagtttttggcacatctgcatcctttaccctcaactgatgataccctcatcttagatcaatttttgaaatacaccggctcccttcaactgatcaaacagatcgtcaattctgggcaatggatatttattcttcacagttaccttgttcaactgccggtaatcaatacacaatctcaaagttctatcattcttcttcacaaacagcaccggagctccccatggtgacacactggggcatatgaaccccttatcgagtaactcctgcaactacattttcaactccttcaattcagtaggtgccatcctataaggggcaatagaaattggtgttgtacccggcattacctcaatagcgaactcgacttccctttctggtggtaaaataggcaactcttcagggaatacatctgggaagtctctcactgtgggtatatcacacaagtttggcttagcctgcctagtatcaaccacgtgtgctaggtaagcttcacagcctcttctcatctatcttcttgcaactgtggctgagataacattggacagaaaatctattctttcacccacaatagtaatctcattaccctcagaagttttcagagaaatcctcttcaatttgcaatcaactattgcctgatgacgtgacaaccagtccattcctaaaatcacatcaaaatcgtggaagggcaattcaatgaggtctgccaaaaattcataccgctgaatcctcaacgggcaacctttatacaccttattcactaccacactgtggcccaatggatttgtgaccagaatgtcttgatcactctcctctactggaactctcgtctctacgggtagtttgatgcagatgtatgaatgagtggatcctagatccaccaaggCATGTACAAAAGTGTTGAAGAGGGAGAATGTACCGCTGATGACATCTGggacatcttgctcctcctgagctctgatggcataggctctggcaggtattctagtctctggcctctcaactgactcggatacaggcctcagtgatggaccagctgcctcagatttaccaggtttcctacccctttgtggtgcaggagcaggtctgtcagcttgtgttggagcaactgtagtagtcctcttcggacaattcttaatctgatgttctgtagatccacatggtaagcatgcaccggtcactcgccaacagtcccccttatgccacttcgcgCAAGCATTTAACAGTGGTTgccgggctggtcccctgaacaccgtccctggagagctacccactgatggtgtggactagcctctcctaggtgtgaactatggtctgggccctgagactgaccctgaccttgtggttgtcctgaaccctgagcagaaggacctttactcttcttactgggagcagaaaatgaactggattgacttggacccctcttctgctatctttcccttctagtttgctcattctACTTTTGTTGCAGCAtcaactaatttggcaaaatctgtgatctctaatgctgttatcatgactttgatattgtcattgagcccttctttgaaccttctgcacctctctacctctatagggactatctccctcccataccggctcagtctgacaaattctcgctcatactctaccactgatagttgcctctatctcagactgataaattctcttcttctctcttctaaacacaccttactgacatacttcttcctgaactctgttaggaagtaatcccaggtaatccattccggttgcacctcactggttactgtgtcccaccactgatatgcattatcctgaagtagggacacaacaccctccaggttctgctcaggggtgcaattaagctgtttcagcactctgattgttctatccaactagttttctactgtcatgggatcatcctccttcttcccaaagaaatccacagccccatgttttcgcaatttctctAAATGGGATTTTTGTGGTTATGGTGGAGGTTGtgactgtggttgtggtggtggaattgcccccatcatttaccgatagaatttggtcatttgctggaatagtgtaaactgaggttgggcaggtgcctcagctgctggtgaagCAGATTCTCCTCTAtctccagattcagcccttggtggagcacgactctccacctcttcatcaactactctttgagaagtaggatccatatcctaatcaaaataagaaaacaaacagatctgcatcagtgtcaccttaacactctcaaatgcaatgcaatggtatacactctatctaggcccagaaacgcctaaaccgatgctctgataccactaaatgtgacaccccttactcgtctatagtgtagccgagcaagatatgccacacagtgtgccggagcaccaaatcatatctcaattcaatttaccctttttacttatttatttacaattttttattaatctaaatttttttacaaattttataaaaaattcggcagagtgccggctgtaaattggaaaaacagttcttctgaatctgttaaaaacacttctaataaaatcatcacatcttTTTTAGTTAAtcaccaatatattctcagcaatttctcaattgacttcagtatctcaaaattaaattcaattcatatcacagtcaactcaatgagaaatgctcacatttattactgaacatagttcatagatagttacatcaaaaacataattacatgaatttataatattcattacagaagtttacaaaatacaaaataccaaaacaccaaaataccaaaagtggcctaatgtcctaccaaatgcactgcaatgtgaggtgaccctgaactctgtgtgcagatctgaaggctcaccctgtatgaggcctgctggactccctagctatgtctccagtacctgcgcatggcaaaagcaacgcgctaagcaattctgcttagtggtgacaatataaaataaaatatctaaaataaagtaaatatacagaatgtgtgtttacattttttgtaaacttaattcctgatatttattgcagtattattcgattaaaatttggtaaaatttactatcattgctcgagtaacccaaactactcgactggactggataaacgggtaaactggcactgggtactaagtaccttagactatcacaccattggtcacattgtgtctctcggtgtgcaacagaacagctaataagctataataattatcagggatgaaacccaagaataatatctcaatcaacatagccaaaggctattttatcacaaaatggcacgtgaggccataaaactcaaaatggcatgaagccatatgtagtactgctaacagaactctattggcatgccaacctatccaaaccaatcttgctaggtatactagggcatattacacttttaagtttcacaattcttgaaattcaagttttggtgttactattc harbors:
- the LOC131177907 gene encoding uncharacterized protein LOC131177907; the protein is MTQNGILHQSSYVDTPSQNGVVERKNRHLLVVARALFFQMKAPKHLWADVVSTACFLINRMLSSILDEDVSKLDPKSLKCVFLIYSRLQKGYRRFSLTLNHYIVSANVTFFESTPLFPQTFMYENQGEDDDLLVYTTSDSNPPSSSSEDLVITTNYDPILDLPIALRKGKKAIGCKWVFSVKTNPYGSITRLKAHLVAKGYVQTYQEEVYIERPPGFVAQGELGKVCRLRKSLYGLKQSPRAWFERFNEVVQDFGIQKSISSLKHFF